A region of the Musa acuminata AAA Group cultivar baxijiao unplaced genomic scaffold, Cavendish_Baxijiao_AAA HiC_scaffold_1128, whole genome shotgun sequence genome:
TTAGTTCTGTTGATGCAGAGAGCCACATGGTGGGAAGAGGACACTGAGTTGGAGCTGTCTTGTTCTCGTCGGAGTTGGGAACAAATGTCATGTGACCTGTGACTCTGATCATTTAGTAGTAGTGGCTTCCAAAATGACTGGAGTTGCAGACAGTCAGCTGCAGCATTTGGGAGCAGGAAGAGCTATCACATACTCTATTCTACTATTCATTGCAGTCACAATCTCCATACACATAGGTAAATAATGATGCGATTGTCAAACCAATCTTGTGTCAACTATTTTTGTATTTAAATTTCTTGAATGATCGATCATATGGGGATCGGAGTTCTTTTTGACAGCACAAAAATCTTACATTGATGACCTTCATCTGCATTACTTGCAAGAAAAGAATGGCACTGTATAAATAACACAATAATTCTGATGAGAATTCTAAGACAAGATCCACATGAAGACTGTCGACCACACTGTAAGCGAAACAGCCGCGATCAAGTAAGTCCACAGGAAGATGACAGAGCACTCCTCTTGGGCAACGTCGAACAGCTGAGCCATCGTGCCTGCACAATCGTGTTCATCGCCCTGAAACCCTTTTGCGTTCGACAAAACTTGTTGAGGAGAACAGGGACGGAGCTTTCTTACCTATGCTCATGGCGGGAGGGAGACCGAACTGCACCATCAGCACATATCGATACAGTGGATCGTGTGGCACGAAGCCTAATCCATAGGCTGCTTTCACCACGGCGATCCCGAACGCGGGGAGGATCACGTAGCGAACGCAGACTATTGCGACGATCAACACAGGCCTGACGACCGACTTGCGTAGCCCTGCGCACGTTTCAGAAGCTTTGAGGTGAGTGATTCATGAGCGTGGAGAAGCAGAAGCTCAATCTTTTACCCTGCGTCAGGTTTCCACCGAGAATGAGGGTGATGCAGGGCACTGTGCCATCACTGCATCGATCAAATGAGAGTATGTTACTGCTTACTACTTCCATTGATAGAATGGATTCATTCGATTAGTAGAGGACACCAAAGATTAGATCACCCTAATAGCTTCATCGAGTCTTGGACAACTTTCAGTGGTGCACTTGAGCCTATAAACAGAGTCTTCAGCCATGGCACTGCACCGACAACGAATCCTACAATCTGAAACAAGTCAAGAAATATGAGATACATGGAATGTGATCTCTTAGAGTATGAGAAAAGTTATCGACGAGGACACACCGCAGCAACAGTCGGTGGAGCCAACAATTCCTCGACAATTTTGTGGAGAGTTTCCTTGATTTTATCCCACAAGTTCACCTTTTTGTCTTGTAGGTTTCCACCGGATAGAAGTGGGATTTCCTGCATCACGTATCTTAGCTTAAAAACTCTGATTCTTATGCATGTTCTTCAAATTTCCAGTGTTGTTATTTGATTCTAGCAAGATAGGATTTATTAGAAGTGATCAGATACGAACAGAGTCCCTAATTATACCTCTGATTCCTTATAATTATGATTGCAACTTACAATTTGGTGTTGTGCCATTCCTTGCACTGCTTTCACTGGTGGTGAAAGCACACTCTCCTGATCCACAGAGACTCCATGACCACCTTCATTGGCTCCTGTGACTCCAAGACTAGCTGTTCGGGTTGCATGGTACATTTTGCCAGCGTTCCTCATGAGACTGTAGGAATGAGTCCAAATGTAGAATGCTCCAAGCTGCATGAACACAACACATCACCGTGACTGATACAGAAACCGATGAGCATAACGCCGAATCCAAAAGATTTTACCGCCATGgagaaagaaacataggagattccACGGGCGCTGCAGATCTTGTAGTCCCCAAAGGGATTGCCATCTTCTTCGCAGATCGCCGGGATAATTATCAGGAGCAGATTTCCCAGGTTACCTGCAGTATACGTTTTCGTCACCAAAGATTAATATACATGAAACGAAGATACGAGTCATTACCAGCTGAACAAGCAGCTATTACGAGGCCCTCAATATGATTTGGTGGTCTTAAGATTTTTACTACTATCCATCCGAGAATTCCCCCAATTAGGAATGTGATCCCGATATTGACAGGCATAAACCACCTTGAGAAGACAGAAGATCATGTCAGAACAGTGTAAGGATTCTATAGAATGGCAAGAAACAGTTGAGACATACCAAGATATGATTTCTTGGAAGGTGACGGTCTTTGCTAGACTAGCAAACATGAGAGCTGGGGTGAAGACAGTGAACACAACCTGTTGAAATGGAAGCTCACGGTTCAGGTCCACGATGAATGTGACAAAGATGTGAAGCACTTAATTTGAGTTCGGTGTGCTCGATTCACCTTGTTCATGTCCCTTCGAGCACCGGGAAGAAGAACATTGCTGTAACCAGATGCAAGGTATGCCCCCAGGAGGCCTATGAGAAGGACCTGCACCACTGGTGTGGATGCCACCAGGAGCAACGACCAAAAccccatcttcttcctcctctgcgaTGCCGAATTCTGCGGTGATGGGTGCTTAATTAGCTGCGGCCTCACCCTCTCAGTCGTGTGGCATCCCTTCGCTGCCTGTTAATGGCACACTAGCTGTATGTAATGGTTTCACATGGTGCGCATGGATGCAACCTCAGATACCAGTTGTCGGAATCAAATGATTTTGAATTGCTATTTGATATCTCCACACTCGTAACAGTGGTTCGTACTGGATTTCTTGACTATGATAAAGGCTTAGATTTGAATTGATGCAGTGACAATTATGAGCTGCACATTCTACTAATGTAGCCAAGAACAAGTTGCAGTGTAGGACAGAGAATAATGCTTATAAAATGCAAACAATAATGCCCAAAAGTTCAAGCTTTGACCACAGACAGAGACTACGCAACCTCCAAAAAAGCAGGAAAAATAAatcaaggaagaagaaagaaaaaccaaAATCTATCATAAACAAGCAAAACGAAGCAGCAGAAATCGTCATTCGCGGCCGATAAGTGTTAGAAAGAGAAAAATTGCAGAGGCAACAGAACAACTGAAACGTTCATAAATCAAAAGAATCATAGGAACGATCGCAAAAGGAGTATGTAAGCGAGGAACCCAAATCATATGCCTGACGTCCATGTTAAGATCGAAGAGAATGATAACTCGGAAtgaactgagagagagagagagagagagagagagagagagagagagagagagagagagaaggtgacCTGGAAGCACTCAGAGGTCGACGAGAGGTAGACGAGGAGGAGATGGTTGGGTCAATCGGTGCCCAGGTTATGATagcacgaagagagagagagagacgtagtAATCTCGGATAGATTTCATTGTATCGAGGGAAAGATTAGCGTGAATCATTAGAATTGAAGCACGCCATGGGAGGAGACTGCATGAGTGGAGACAAGGTGGGACGTAACCTTAATGCTTTTCCAAGTAGCAGCAGCCCACGTGGTGGCTACGAATTCAAACTTATGCATTTAATTGGTCATACCAATTTTGACTGAAGAGTGCCTCTGACTTATTTTGATTCAGATcttgaatatatatttttctttctttcggaaaaaaaaaagaaaattgagtCTTGTCTTATTGATATGggaatttttttttgtgaagtttTCTCTTATAAAACTTTAGGATTTTAGTCAAATAATTCTCTTAATTTTAGTTTTTATTATGTATGAAAATGACCACTCTAATTATGCAAGTAATATTTTGCCTGTATTAATCCTTTCGAGATCTTTTATGGAAGTCTATTTTATTTGCATTGAGTTTATCTCTTTTTATTATTCATCAAACATAACTAAGAAGTTTAATTTCTATTCTCGAAAAAGCTTTGAATTAGATGATTGATTATTATATATCCCAAAAGCTTAAGCTTTTATTTGAGATATAAGCCCACATAACAcatgatatattatttatatcattGACATATGCCTTCTTTTTATTCTCATTGGATTGTTGGTCATCAGCTACATTATGTTTCTCTGTACTGAAGGCAATGATTGATGTCTCTCTCTTTCAGTTCTGAGGCAAAGTGAAGCCAATCACATCGACTGCTGAAGCTCTCACATGAGCTTTTGCTGTAGCAGCCACAGCCACACAAGTCCTCTTCACCCAATTCTGCAGGATATACCAAGATTCTTTAGCAAAGAGAAGCCTATGTTTGAGGCTCCTAGTCGAAGGCCATTAGCTTCTTGACACTGAATCGATGGGACAAGAACATGTGCAGAGATGCACATTGTCCATGAAGCAGCAGTTCCCTGTGGAGATGGATGTCTGCAAGAAATGGCAGTGAGGGGAACAGCAACCGAGGGAGGTTTCCTCTGGTGCAGGTGCAGCTATTCGATGATCCATCCGATACATGTGACTTGCGTGGCGTCTTCATCTCAGTGTCTCACAACTCAGCGATGATTCAAGAGCTGGAAGAGCCTCAGTCACCTGTCACAAGCTGACATAGATGGATGTGGCAAGACAAATGACTCTGACCACAACAAGAAGAATGGGAGGTGTctttcaaattaaaatttatgCAAGTCCAGAATAGGTTGTAATATATTTTattgttaaattatttataatatatatttaattattttaatataaaatgctATGGACCTAATTGTGAATCCTAGAATttgaatatgatttgtgaaatatttatatt
Encoded here:
- the LOC135668507 gene encoding protein PIN-LIKES 7-like, with the translated sequence MGFWSLLLVASTPVVQVLLIGLLGAYLASGYSNVLLPGARRDMNKVVFTVFTPALMFASLAKTVTFQEIISWWFMPVNIGITFLIGGILGWIVVKILRPPNHIEGLVIAACSAGNLGNLLLIIIPAICEEDGNPFGDYKICSARGISYVSFSMALGAFYIWTHSYSLMRNAGKMYHATRTASLGVTGANEGGHGVSVDQESVLSPPVKAVQGMAQHQIEIPLLSGGNLQDKKVNLWDKIKETLHKIVEELLAPPTVAAIVGFVVGAVPWLKTLFIGSSAPLKVVQDSMKLLGDGTVPCITLILGGNLTQGLRKSVVRPVLIVAIVCVRYVILPAFGIAVVKAAYGLGFVPHDPLYRYVLMVQFGLPPAMSIGTMAQLFDVAQEECSVIFLWTYLIAAVSLTVWSTVFMWILS